One Nerophis lumbriciformis linkage group LG19, RoL_Nlum_v2.1, whole genome shotgun sequence DNA segment encodes these proteins:
- the dnaaf11 gene encoding dynein axonemal assembly factor 11 isoform X3: MGCLVFAVTEDLIRRRAEHNECQISSLEEVSLHQQDIEKIEHIDKWCRDLKILYLQNNLIPRIENLGRLKKLEYLNLALNNIEVIENLEGCESLCKLDLTVNFVARLSSVQTMKDNVHLRELFLVGNPCTQFEGYRDFVLASLPQLKSLDGTNVTRSERIRASQGLEEVRRRVLEQEEEYLKRRAIEKEEEHRKGTGDKTGSQETEGDIGSPALEDKQELKETTESDEERREKEFWNTPCPFTPESRLEAHRHLEENKRAKDRSKEKKAKPPRTLITADGRVLNVNEPKLGFSLTEDDDNNRILLDLSVYRHMDTSLMDVDVQPTYIRVTIKGKIFQLLLPSEVKPDSSTAKRSQTTGHLLINMPKAQGEIKALKAAARPYRDDHRQRKLPDDKKRRQRCHS; encoded by the exons ATGGGGTGTTTGGTGTTTGCAGTCACAGAGGACCTCATTCGTCGGCGGGCGGAACACAACGAGTGCCAAATCTCATCCCTGGAGGAGGTCTCTCTGCACCAGCAGGACATCGAGAAGATCGAGCACATCGACAAGTGGTGCAGAGACCTCAAGATCCTCTACCTGCAGAACAACCTTATTCCAAGGATCG AGAACCTGGGTCGCTTGAAGAAGCTGGAGTACTTGAATCTGGCCTTGAACAACATTGAAGTCATTGAAAACCTTGAAG gctgtGAGAGCCTTTGCAAGTTGGACCTGACGGTGAACTTCGTAGCTCGTCTGAGCAGCGTGCAGACGATGAAAGACAACGTCCACCTGCGGGAGCTCTTCCTTGTGGGGAACCCATGCACGCAGTTTGAAGGCTACAGAGACTTTGTGCTTGCTTCACTACCACAGCTGAAG TCGCTAGACGGGACAAATGTCACAAGGTCGGAGAGGATCAGAGCCTCTCAGGggctggaggaggtgaggaggcgtGTCCTGGAACAAGAGGAGGAATACCTGAAGAGGAGAGCCATAGAGAAGGAGGAAGAGCACAGGAAGGGaacaggggacaagacaggaagcCAGGAGACTGAAGGAGACATTGGCAG CCCCGCCTTGGAGGACAAGCAGGAGTTGAAGGAGACGACTGAGTCAGATGAGGAGCGACGGGAGAAGGAATTCTGGAACACTCCTTGTCCTTTCACCCCGGAATCCCGTCTGGAGGCTCACCGCCATCTGGAGGAAAATAAGCGGGCAAAAGATAG aagcaaaGAAAAGAAAGCAAAGCCCCCAAGGACTCTGATAACTGCTGATGGACGAGTCTTGAATGTCAATGAGCCAAA GCTGGGCTTTTCTCTGACTGAAGACGATGACAACAACAGGATCCTCCTAGATCTGTCAGTgtacag ACACATGGACACCTCCTTGATGGATGTGGACGTGCAGCCAACGTACATCAGAGTCACCATCAAAGGAAAG ATATTCCAGTTGCTTCTGCCCTCTGAGGTCAAACCTGACAGCTCCACGGCTAAGAGGTCTCAAACTACGGGCCACCTGCTCATCAACATGCCAAAG GCTCAAGGCGAAATCAAGGCGCTAAAGGCCGCCGCACGTCCGTACAGAGACGACCACCGCCAGCGCAAATTGCCTGATGACAAAAAGAG